Proteins co-encoded in one Rhopalosiphum maidis isolate BTI-1 chromosome 2, ASM367621v3, whole genome shotgun sequence genomic window:
- the LOC113553402 gene encoding GTP-binding protein 10 homolog, whose product MFCFHKNLFITIVRQYSSSKKDAKPIRNYLKQNSKFLDSLRIHVKAGTGGFGFPRYGGEGGKGGDVCFVATEGMTLKDFLKKCPLKKIRAEMGGNSHSRRILGQSGEDKKVNVPTGITVYDDKNLLIGELNEPDSELIVAKGGEGGNKTNGYCGLRGESKSIKLELKLIADIGLVGFPNAGKSTLLKAISNAKPKIASYPFTTIRPNIGVMTYDDLRQISMADLPGLIEGAHCNIGMGHRFLRHVERTKLLLLVVDINGFQLNPKHKFRSCLDTVVLLNKELELYKEELLDKPAMLVINKMDTEGAKEKYLEIKNQLENLDDAILSYPDEIKPSKAIKFDKILKISAKDQPDDVQRVKSTVRELLDVNEELNNNIEYKSLKSIKEQLRERGPALV is encoded by the exons atgttttgttttcataaaaatttgtttataacaatTGTTCGTCAATATAGTTCGTCGAAAAAAGATGCAAag CCCatacgaaattatttaaaacaaaattctaaatttttggATTCATTAAGAATACACGTAAAAGCTGGAACTGGTGGTTTTGGTTTTCCCCGATACGGCGGTGAGGGTGGTAAAGGAGGTGATGTTTGTTTTGTAGCGACAGaag gtaTGACACTGAaggattttttgaaaaaatgtccactaaaaaaaatacgagcAGAAATGGGTGGTAATAGTCATTCTAGACGTATACTTGGTCAAAGCGGCGaagataaaaaagtaaatgtaCCTACTGGTATCACTGtttatgatgataaaaatttgttaattg GTGAGTTAAATGAGCCAGATTCTGAATTAATTGTTGCCAAAGGTGGAGAAGGAGGCAACAAAACAAATGGATATTGCGGTTTAAGAGGAGAAAGCAAATCTATTAAACttgaacttaaattaattgctGATATTGGTCTAGTTGGTTTTCCAAATGCTGGAAAATCTACATTGCTAAAAGCTATTTCTAATGCCAAACCAAAAATTGCTTCTTACCcat ttaCAACTATAAGACCTAATATTGGTGTTATGACTTATGATGACTTGCGACAAATATCAATGGCAGACTTACCAGGACTTATAGAAGGAGCTCATTGTAATATTGGAATGGGACATAGATTTCTTAGACATGTAGAGAGGACAAAATTACTTCTTCTTGTTGTTGACATAAATGGTTTTCAATTAAATCCCAAACATAAATTTCGATCATGTTTGGATAcagtagttttattaaataaa GAACTTGAGTTGTATAAAGAAGAACTACTAGATAAACCAGCTATGTTAGTAATTAACAAAATGGACACTGAAGGTGCCAAAGAGAAATATTTAgagattaaaaatcaattagaaAATTTAGATG atgCTATTTTATCATATCCTGATGAAATTAAACCATCTAAagctattaaatttgataaaattttaaaaatatcagctAAAGATCAGCCAGATGATGTACAACGAGTAAAATCAACAGTTCGTGAACTCTTAGATGTCAAtgaagaattaaataataatatagaatataaatctttaaaaagtatcaaagAACAGTTAAGAGAACGTGGTCCTGCcctagtataa